A region from the Hippopotamus amphibius kiboko isolate mHipAmp2 chromosome 15, mHipAmp2.hap2, whole genome shotgun sequence genome encodes:
- the LOC130837247 gene encoding LOW QUALITY PROTEIN: vomeronasal type-2 receptor 26-like (The sequence of the model RefSeq protein was modified relative to this genomic sequence to represent the inferred CDS: inserted 2 bases in 1 codon; deleted 1 base in 1 codon), whose translation MLSHLFRWFLKNYQYVLAFVFTIEEINRNPHLLPNLSLGYDHYNALESDHKTLESALFWLSGGNQTVPNYKCQTLRKSVAXVTETASAFAAEIGTLLELYKIPQVTYGPFDPSLSDKGQFPPLYQVSSKDSSLMHGMLELLLHFDWTWVALFSSEDREGEQFLWDLKAEMVWIMVAKGDTVLDEVEYVLHSFHGSLFFSHQKREIPGFQHFVKTVNPSQYPEDFCFRIVWIQIFRCSLAGLHCGKTRDCPPNSFLEFMLVSADMMTLSESSYFIYSAAYAVVQALHEMLLVKTEMRPPGDADQPMLLPWQLHPFLDKMQFRNSAREHRSLDEKRNRVVQYDILNAVSFPGGLGLLVKVGEFAPVLPMMVLVINEEMIEWPIGFRETPKSVCSQSCITRFRNAPQEGRPVCCFTCAFCPERHISNHTDAEQCVQCPAQEHPNRERNHCLPKTVSFLAFEDSLGMSLACTALCFCVVTAVVLWVFVKHRGTPIVKANNRALHYVLLISLLLCFLCSLLFIGRPNTATCILQQITFGAVFTVAVATVLAKTLIVLLAFKARKPGRTMRLVTGASNYVIPICSLIQVIICGVWPGTSPPFLKIDTDTHSELKSLIIVCNKGLVAAFYCVLGYLGFLALGTFSLAFLARNLPDTFNEAKFLTFSMLVFCSVWVTFLPVHHSTKGKVMVAVEISILASSAGLLGCIFAPKCYTILMTPEKNSLKSFRNKRDSKRNRD comes from the exons ATGCTGTCCCATCTGTTTAGGTGGTTCTTGAAGAATTACCAATATGTTCTGGCCTTTGTCTTCACCATTGAGGAGATCAACAGGAACCCCCATCTCCTCCCCAACCTGTCTTTGGGTTATGATCACTACAATGCCCTTGAAAGTGACCACAAGACTTTGGAAAGTGCCTTGTTCTGGCTCTCTGGAGGGAATCAGACTGTCCCTAACTACAAGTGCCAGACACTGAGGAAATCTGTGGC AGTTACAGAAACTGCGTCAGCATTTGCAGCTGAGATTGGAACACTTCTGGAGCTGTACAAAATCCCACAG gTGACGTATGGACCTTTTGATCCTTCCCTGAGTGATAAAGGCCAATTTCCACCTCTTTATCAGGTGTCCAGCAAGGACAGCTCACTCATGCATGGAATGCTTGAGCTACTGCTGCATTTTGACTGGACGTGGGTGGCACTCTTTTCCTCTGAAGATAGGGAAGGGGAGCAGTTCCTCTGGGACCTGAAAGCAGAGATG GTGTGGATTATGGTAGCCAAGGGGGATACTGTTTTGGATGAGGTGGAATACGTGCTGCACTCTTTCCACGGAAGTCTCTTCTTTTCACACCAGAAGAGGGAAATCCCAGGTTTTCAACACTTTGTCAAGACAGTTAATCCTTCCCAATACCCGGAAGACTTTTGTTTCAGGATTGTGTGGATTCAAATTTTTAGATGTTCACTTGCTGGATTGCATTGTGGAAAAACCCGAGACTGCCCTCCAAATTCTTTCTTAGAGTTTATGCTAGTAAGTGCTGACATGATGACCTTGTCTGAATCCAGCTATTTCATCTACAGTGCTGCGTATGCAGTGGTCCAGGCCCTCCATGAAATGCTTTTGGTGAAAACAGAAATGCGACCTCCAGGAGATGCAGACCAACCCATGCTTCTTCCCTGGCAG ctTCACCCATTCTTGGATAAAATGCAGTTTAGAAACAGTGCTAGGGAGCACAGGTCCTTAGATGAGAAAAGAAACCGTGTGGTGCAGTATGATATCCTGAATGCTGTGAGTTTTCCAGGTGGTCTTGGGCTCCTGGTGAAAGTGGGAGAGTTT GCTCCAGTGCTTCCTATGATGGTCTTGGTGATCAATGAAGAGATGATAGAATGGCCTATTGGGTTCAGAGAG acACCGAAATCTGTGTGTAGCCAGAGTTGCATTACAAGATTCAGAAACGCTCCACAAGAGGGAAGGCCAGTTTGCTGCTTTACATGTGCTTTTTGCCCAGAGAGACACATTTCCAACCACACAG atgcagagcAGTGTGTCCAGTGCCCAGCTCAAGAGCACCCCAACCGTGAGAGAAATCACTGCCTCCCCAAAACTGTAAGCTTCCTGGCCTTTGAGGATTCCTTGGGGATGTCCCTGGCCTGCACGGCTCTATGCTTCTGTGTGGTCACAGCTGTGGTTTTGTGGGTCTTTGTGAAGCACCGAGGCACCCCCATAGTCAAGGCCAATAACCGGGCTCTCCACTACGTCCTGCTCATCTCCCTCCTCCTGTGCTTCCTCTGCTCCTTACTCTTCATTGGCCGTCCCAACACAGCCACCTGCATCCTCCAGCAAATCACATTTGGAGCTGTGTTCACTGTGGCCGTTGCCACTGTTTTGGCCAAAACCCTTATTGTGCTTCTGGCATTCAAGGCCAGGAAACCAGGAAGGACCATGAGGCTGGTAACAGGAGCTTCTAACTATGTCATTCCCATCTGCTCCCTGATCCAAGTGATTATCTGTGGGGTCTGGCCGGGaacctctcctcctttccttaagatagacac agaCACACATTCTGAGCTCAAGAGCCTCATCATCGTGTGCAACAAGGGCTTGGTCGCAGCCTTCTACTGTGTCCTGGGATACCTGGGCTTCTTAGCCCTGGGGACCTTCTCCCTGGCTTTCCTGGCCCGGAACCTGCCCGACACCTTCAATGAAGCCAAGTTCCTGACCTTCAGCATGCTGGTGTTCTGCAGTGTGTGGGTCACCTTCCTCCCCGTCCACCACAGCACCAAGGGCAAGGTCATGGTGGCTGTGGAGATCTCCATCTTGGCCTCAAGTGCTGGGCTACTAGGCTGTATCTTTGCCCCAAAGTGCTATACTATTCTTATGACACCTGAGAAGAACTCTTTGAAAagtttcagaaataaaagagattcTAAGAGGAATAGGGATTGA